ttacaaTTCTTCTCAAATTGAGAAGTtcagtataaaaatataaataaaaaattgatccaTTAACAACAGTAGCAAGCTAGCAACTAATAATATCCCAAATTTCTAATtcaaaataattaacaaaaaattaatgaaaCTAAAGTATCAATTACATCAGAACAAATtcaatcacaaattcacaatttCTAAACCAACTATATCAAATTATCATTTATCAAACAATGAAACAAATGAGCAAAAAAATGAATGAAGCAACTAAGTGAATTAAGTATATGAACTATGTGCTAACTATTGATTATTATTTAGTCACATAAAAATACAATACTCCAACAGAACTTGAATCTCAATTAACATAATGAATTTGGTTAGTTGctcataatttcttgtttcaaCTTAACAAGAAAACCAACAAAATTACACAAAACACAATACCACCTGACCTAAGACCTATTGATTCTTAACTATTGATTCTTATTCAATCACAAACCAATGAAACCATTCCTTTATTCTAAATCCCCATTCGGCCATTCCCCACCCCAAAagcttatttatttataatatacATATGCTATAATTAATTGGTTACAAGATAGACTTGAGAATTTTTTGTTGTTTACCACTCTTGATAAGTTGATAGGTTGATTTGGGTTCTCAATCATGTACCAAGAGGCAAACTAAACTCCAAGAGGATGACCCAGTAGCGGTGTGGCACCAGCGGTAACAGAGAAGAGGATTGTAGAATAAAAAACCAGTCAACCAGAACTCCAAAAGTCCAGAAGAAATTGATGTTTGTTGAAGAAGAAGGCAGAACCGTAGAATCAGATGCCAAATTGCTGAGTGCCAAAGGAAGGAACGCAGAAGAGGAACGCAGCGGCAGATCCACACAAATCATAAGCAGTGACGAAAAAGAAAGTAGAACCTGAGAAGTGAGAACCATTAGACGCGGCGTGGCGACGATGCAAGGAGAAACTGACGGAGAACGGAGCCACGCAGGAGAATCACGGTGATACAAGGAGTCGCGGGGAGCAGAAACGTGAAGTGACAGGGAGCTAGTGACACTGCCACACAGCCCACACTGGCGGAGCCACGAAGCGGCAGAAACGCGGAGTAGCAGTCTGGCGGCAGTAATTCTGGGGATTGGAGTTTGGAGGGCAGAGGCTGGAGTAGTTAGGAATTTGGAgagaaagggagaagaagaagaacagttTAGGGATTTGGGGCTTTGGGTTGGGGCTGGGGGCAAAAGTAATTATATAATGGGGGCAATCTTGACATTTCACTAAGAACTACTCTCTATTATTTGAAATTTGACTGGGGGCAGTTGCCCCCACTGGCTTATGCATAAATCCGTCCCTGGATGCTCGCCTCTATGGATTCTGGTTTCAAGAGTAAAATGGTTGGGTGCATCTTTGCTCATGAAATTTGGGGAACGATTGAAGAATATTTCGAGAAATCCATCAAGTATAGGGTCAAACAACTCAAAGCGCAAGTCAAATTGGTCAAGAAACATGATATGTCTGCTCAAGATTATATcccaaaatttaaaacctttctAATTCTTTGGCAGCCTTAGGTTACCCTCTTTCGACAGAGGAACATGTAGAAGCTATTCTTGAGGGTTTAAATGAAGACTATCAAAGTCTTTGAATCACAATCAATGCAAAACCTGAAATGCATAGTCTGTGTGAAGTGTAAACTCTGGTATTGACTCATGATGACATAATGAATAAGTTCAGAAAGCCAGATAATGTTCTTATACAAGATAATTTTACTCAAAGTTCTTTTCCTTCTATGCCAAATACTATAAGAGGCAGTCTGATTAGAGGAAGGGGGAGAGGTGGAGGTCGACCTTTTAGAGGTGGCAAGTCTTTTTATCAACAACCAAGACCTCAATGCCAAGTTTGTGCCTGATTTGGACATATTGCTTGGCAATATTTTCATAGATTTGACCAACAGATTCCTCCGCCATCATAAATTCAAGACACTCGAATGAACAACTACAACTCTCTTTCATCGACTGCTTCCACTTCATCACAAGTGAATTCTATTGCATCCACTCCTCCTCCACCTACAAATACCTTTCATAACCCTGCTGCATTTCTTGTTGCACCATCTACTGTCTCTAACCTAGCTTGGTATCTAGATACAGGTGCATCTCATCATGTAACATCGTCTCAATCTAACTTGATTGCATCATCTGAATACACAAGGCCAGAACAACTGCAAATTGATAATGGAATAGGTATTTTTATATCTAATGTTGGACACTCTTTTTTGTATTCTTTATTTTCTAAAAGATGGTTCTCTCTACAAAAGTTAATTCATTATCCTAATATAACCACAAATCTGATCTCGGTATCTAAATTTGCTGAGgataactttatttattttgaatttcatgtcTTTTATTGTCTTGTTAAATGCCAATCCACCCAGAAGGTTCTATTGCAAGGTTTTAGACAAGGAGGCTTATATCAGTTTTCTAACATTGTTGTCCCTTATCATTCACAAACAGATTCATGTCCTAAAGCTTTTTTTTATCTCTCTTCCTTCTTTTGATTTGTACATAAGAGATTAGGACACACTGCCACCAAGTATTATGTCACATTTATGGATGCATTCTCAAGATATACCTATACTTTCTTACTTTCTCACAAATCTCAAATTTTTATAGCTTTCATTCAATATAAAAAGTTTATAAAGAACTTAACTGATTGCAAATTAAAGGCTTTACAGTCAGATAATGGCGATGAGTACACTTCCAAAGTATTCTCTACCTATCTTGCACAAGAAGGTATTTAACATCGTTTTTCATGTCCACATATCCCCCAACAAAATGGAAGAGCTGAGAGGAAACATAGGAACTTGATAGAAATGAGTTTAGCCATGTTATCCATTGCTCAAATGCCAAAGATTTTTTGGAATGAAGTTGATATTACAGCTACTTATTTGATAAATAGGTTACCAATTCTTATTTTGTCACAAAAATAACTTTTTGAGGTCTTATTTAAACAGAAACCTGGTTATCAATCTCTCAAAGTCTTTGGCAGTGCATGTATTCCTCTTCTTACACTTTATAATAAGAATAAATTAGACTATAAATCACATAAGTGTGTGTTTCTTGGATATGTCCCTAATTACAAAGGTTATAAATGTCTATCAGCTAATGGATGAATATATATCACTAGAAATGTTAAATTTGATGAATCTCAGTTTTCTTAttctgatatatatatataattttataaccAAAATGTGCTACATGTCACTTTCTCATTATAATTagaatcaaatctttccctccaaaattaagaaATTCTCCCATCCTTCTTACTAATTTTataaccaaaatgtgccacatgtcactctctcattataattaaaattaaatctttccctccaaaattaaagaattctttcCCTCTCCTTACTaaatttacaaccaaaatgtgccacatgtcactccctcattgcagttaaaatcaaatctttccctccaaaattaaagagttatcCCCCCtccctcttcctttctctatttctctcattccttcaaccactctatctattttatatatcattatcaatatcaatgattaattactaatttaacagttaaaatgtgcaacatgacattctttaattgcattaaaattaaaattaaaaaattaaaattaaaatatacctatattatgtatcatatattactatctaatttaataatcaaatgtgtcacatgacactctcttattaaaattgaaagaaaatatttttccaaaatattttattttcatttctcttctttcaaatatttattacatataatttggagagaatactaatgttataattaaaagttagaatcaagattcaattgttttaaagaaaattaattttaagttaattttataactattagtataatttttttatgctaatatctaattatatttttatattcacagaaaaaaaatattatttttaaatagcaagtataaaaattaattatttctatttgtgcaacagacttaacacctaattaaatgtaaaagtatacacgttaaattattttaaattttatataacaaatgtttaaattaattattaataaaaaattagactttttatataaaaataataactaaaaatcttattatttgattttttatttgcaAATATCTTGGTCTTCTTAGACAGAGACTTTTGTCAATCTACGACTTTTTTctgtaaaagtagtttgattttataaatcttttatgCCATGCATAATCTATACTGTCAGAAAAAATAGgccataatttaaaaaaaaattatcttcccGTAATATTATTACGAGTAAAAATACTAATTTCTCTCTAAATCTGATACTAACAAGCTTGACTTAACTAAGACAGATGCATAtagttctttttatttttcaaagtacCATATTCCTACTATTGTTCCAAATGTAACTTCAGCCACTCATCAAAATTCATGCACCTTAAATGAACAAGACACTCTGATTAGTTCACACATAATTAAAGGTGTTCCTTCGGTCACAACTAATGACTATCCAAGCCATCAATTAGAGGATACTTCTGATCCTAGCCACAATCCTACTCCAACACAACACCAAGGCCTTATGCACTCCACTTTTGACATAGACATGGTTCTTCCCCCTATAGAATTTTTTAACACTCAACCCTCTACAACATCACACCATTCACAACACATTATTCATCACAATACTCATGCTATGATGACAAGGTCAAAAACAATTTCGTCTAAACCAAAAGTatttttttcttctgttttgtCTAAAGCTAGTGATGAACAACCTCCTAAAATAGCTCATGTTTCTCTAAGTATTTTTTTTGGGAAGAGGCAATGATAGAAGAGTTTAAATCTCTACAAAGAACCAATACTTGGTCTTTAGTGCCTAAGCCAGAAAATGCAAAAGTTATAGGTTGCGAATGTGTTTTTACCATTAAAAGACATCCTAATGGATCTATTCACAAATATAAAGCTAGGTTAGTGGTTCAAGATTTTCACCAAGAAGAAGGTTTTGactttgaataaatatttagtcCAGTAATTAGACCTACAACAATTAGGCTGATCTTAAACTTAGCTCTTTCTCGAAATTGGGTGATAAGACAATTTGATTTCAACAATGCCTTTTTGAATGGGGATTTACATCAAATAATCTACATGTCACAACCAATTGACTTTGAAGAGAAGTCTGATAGACATGTTTGTAAGTTGAACAAATCTCTCTAGGACTTTTCATTAAGCTAAGCGCTACTTTGTACTCTTTCGATTTCAATAATGCCAAGTCTGATAATTCTTTATTTATCAAGAAACATACCAATTCTATTATTTATATTCTTTGCTATGTGGATGACATAATTCACATTGTGTGGCTGACATGATTAAGAAATTGGACACTATTTTCTCACTAAAAGATTTAGCTTACTTAAGCTATTTTTTGGGGATTGAGATTcacaaaactaaaaataaaaaattgcatCTCTCACAAACCAAATATATTATAGATTTATTGTTAAAATTGGGGATGGCTCAAGCTAGCTCTATGCCAACCCCTATGATTTCTTCGTTATAATTGTTGTCTGCAGGTTCAGAGAGTTTTGAAGATCCAAAACTTTATCGAACTATTATAGGATCTCTACAATATTTATGCGTCACAAGACTAGATATCTCTTTTGCTGTAGCAAAAATTAGTNNNNNNNNNNNNNNNNNNNNNNNNNNNNNNNNNNNNNNNNNNNNNNNNNNNNNNNNNNNNNNNNNNNNNNNNNNNNNNNNNNNNNNNNNNNNNNNNNNNNNNNNNNNNNNNNNNNNNNNNNNNNNNNNNNNNNNNNNNNNNNNNNNNNNNNNNNNNNNNNNNNNNNNNNNNNNNNNNNNNNNNNNNNNNNNNNNNNNNNNNNNNNNNNNNNNNNNNNNNNNNNNNNNNNNNNNNNNNNNNNNNNNNNNNNNNNNNNNNNNNNNNNNNNNNNNNNNNNNNNNNNNNNNNNNNNNNNNNNNNNNNNNNNNNNNNNNNNNNNNNNNNNNNNNNNNNNNNNNNNNNNNNNNNNNNNNNNNNNNNNNNNNNNNNNNNNNNNNNNNNNNNNNNNNNNNNNNNNNNNNNNNNNNNNNNNNNNNNNNNNNNNNNNNNNNNNNNNNNNNNNNNNNNNNNNNNNNNNNNNNNNNNNNNNNNNNNNNNNNNNNNNNNNNNNNNNNNNNNNNNNNNNNNNNNNNNNNNNNNNNNNNNNNNNNNNNNNNNNNNNNNNNNNNNNNNNNNNNNNNNNNNNNNNNNNNNNNNNNNNNNNNNNNNNNNNNNNNNNNNNNNNNNNNNNNNNNCATGGAGATATTTGAGAGGCACACAGTATCATGGTTTAGTCCTGCACAGAAGCTATGATATGAGATTATATGAATTTGCAGACTTTGAATTGGGCTGCAGATTTAGAAGATAGAAAGTCTGTGTCAGGGTATTATGTGTATTTGGGGGCTAACTTAATTTCTTGGATGTGCAAGAAACAAACAACTATAAGTCGTTCCTCTACAAAAGCAGAATTTAGGAGTGCAGTAGCTTGTGAATCTGAGGTACAATAGCTCAAGCATTTGTTAGAAAAACTGGATATCAAGCTTCAAACTGCTCCAGCTATATATTGTGATAACTTAAGCATTGTTTTGTTAATAGCAAATCCTGTGTTACATGACAAGACTAAATATTTCCAACTTGAAGTACAATTAATCAAAGACAAGATAAGTCAGAAACAGTTACATGTTATGCATATTCCAGGGACAGACCAGGTTGCTAATCTTCTTACTAAACCTTTGACAGCCTCCACATTTGAGAGGCTGAGGTTCAACCTGCGAGTTGTTCCAAGGCCAAGCTTGAATTTGGGGGAAGGGGTGTCGAGTAGTGTAACTCTTTGGTTATAAAAAGTTAAGATAATCAAGAATCAGGATTATTAGTTATGACAATTGTAGAGAACTAGTCTTGATTTAAGTGTGCTATATAAATAGAGACGAAGTAGAATTCTATTTAGGTTTTTTTAGTGATTCATTATTTTTCTGAACTCAATTCAATATGCTATTatttagttttctatttttctttcttccttttactTTTCTGCTATCAAGTTACTGTACAAGAATTCTTTTAGAATTAACttattttaagatttaaaatttttatttatttaattttataaaaatttgctTAATGTATGTGTTTGTGTGCGTGAAATAGGTTAAAATGCTAAatgtcaaattttaatttaagaataattaattttttattttatcacttTAATAACCTCCTCGATTTAAGAgtttaatacaaaaaaatattagaTCAAAAGCTAACAGTATCCCCAATTTCAGACATATCATTTCGACTGTTCTGACTTCTAACATCAAACCACTATAAGAAACATCGTTAAAATCGACGGCTAGgccgtcgataatattaaaaatcgACGGTAAAATAGACGACGGAGGTGGTCGCTATTAGACTTGtcgattttttaaaattctagtaaaatcgacggcttgcctatccgtcgataataatttaataaaatcgacaataTTTCCGTCTATAATGAGTTTGAGAATTTTACTTCTTACTAAAATCGATAACGTTGCCCTCGATATTATTATACAAAATCGACGGCTTTTTttgtcgatatttgattcaataaaatcgacaatattttcgtctataatatgagtttgtaaattttacctgcttaataaaatcgacaacattgtcgtcgatattattatataaaatcgacaaCGTTTTTGTCgatatttaattcaataaaatcaACATAATAGCCGTCGATTTAATTTTTTAGGTACCGACAAATTCTTCGtctgtattttattttgtttgtctattttaaattttaaaagcgaCATTACagccgtcgattttaatagctatatctttttaattatttttttatttaaaaaataataagcaaataaacttttaaatataaactTTTAGATAACAAGGCAAAATACATCTATTTTTTCGTCTACTATGCCATGGAGTAAGTATTCTAGAGCAAGGTATCTGTGTCACCCATACCTAAGTTATTATGAGGTTACAAAAAATGATTAAATATAGATTATAGaggattaatttatttatttcttaatGTTACAAACCCAAATGTCCCTTCAAATCTTGTAACACTGTGGTGATTCCAATTCTCTGGTAGCCATTTTGCTAGCCCAAAATCACAAATCTGAAACAAAAACATAAAATTCAAATACATGGAAAGAGACAAGTTTCATAATTTCATAGCTAACAAAAACCAAGAATCTTCGAAAAAGAATATTTGTCTTTAGTGTCTTTTGAATCACAGAATCCAAAGTAAGATATAGCTGTATAGTGTATATACCTGAGGCTTAAAGTCATCAGTGAGTAAGATATTTGCAGCTTTTATATTTCTATGTATAATTCTTCTTTGACAACCTTCATGAAGATATAATATTCCCTCTGCTGTTCCTAATGCAATTCTCTGCCTAATAGACTACGGAAGCTTCTCCTTGGACCCTAATAACAATCACAAGAAATTAGAAACacatgaaaattttgaaaaggttaaaCAATTAATCCTGCATTACCATAAAGAACTGAAGCTAGGCTTCCTTTTTCAGACAATTCAAGAACCAGATGCATTCCACCTTCCACACCATAACCAACCAATTTAGCAGTGTTGGTGTGGCTTACATGAGCCATGATTCCAAGTTCTGATAAGAAGTCACACCTATAGTTTCATCAGCTGTTCCTCTTGTTAGTCTTTTAACTGCTACTAACTGATGATTTGGCAAACGCCCTTTGTAAACCTCAGCATAACCACCCTTCCCAATCAAATTCTCTACACGAAAATAATGTACAATGCATTATTATAACAAAGTAAACTTGAACATAATACTAGTTTTAGATGTTTATGCATTTTGCACAGAACAATTATAATAGTGCAGACTGTAGTACAAAAAgctaaaatcataaaattttacaACCTTTGAAAAACTAAAGTCAcattgtcataagtaacaaaatgTAGCATGAAACTGaaaatttaaaaccaaatatGTAATAACTAAATACTGACCCAAAAAGTAAATATTCTGAAAGCTAGATATTGAGCTAACAGCCCAACTCTTGAGATTCACTTCCAATTCATCCCCtggtgtttttaaattatttgtaaCTGCATCTATAGTGGGCCTTGGGAATTGCCCATTAATCAAGATCCCCTAcaaaattgaaagaaagaaatcaAGAACTGCAATGAGCTAAAACTTGTTCATATCAAAACACTATATTTGGACAAAATAGTAGAGCCTGTAAACTGAATTTTGTCATTAGGTTTTAGGACAAAATAGAAAACCTTGTGTTTCCTTAGGAATCAGAGTTATGAACTAGTTCACAATTTCCACATCAGCTATTTGTCAAAATTTCATCTAGCATAAATTCTCGTCATAACGAAATATACGATGAGTGATTTGTATAGGTAATATATTCTCAGCAAaggaaaatatttaaaatacctGCAATTTAGATTCGAAATCCTCTGGTGACCAGTGCATCAAATTGCATTCATGATTCAGTTCAAGCTCTCCAGCCACAACCTGTAAGCA
The DNA window shown above is from Arachis ipaensis cultivar K30076 chromosome B08, Araip1.1, whole genome shotgun sequence and carries:
- the LOC107613703 gene encoding LOW QUALITY PROTEIN: receptor-like cytosolic serine/threonine-protein kinase RBK2 (The sequence of the model RefSeq protein was modified relative to this genomic sequence to represent the inferred CDS: deleted 2 bases in 1 codon; substituted 1 base at 1 genomic stop codon) encodes the protein MEVVAGELELNHECNLMHWSPEDFESKLQGILINGQFPRPTIDAVTNNLKTPGDELEVNLKSWAVSSISSFQNIYFLENLIGKGGYAEVYKGRLPNHQLVAVKRLTRGTADETICDFLSELGIMAHVSHTNTAKLVGYGVEGGMHLVLELSEKGSLASVLYGSKEKLPXSIRQRIALGTAEGILYLHEGCQRRIIHRNIKAANILLTDDFKPQICDFGLAKWLPENWNHHSVTRFEGTFGFVTLRNK